A window from Triticum aestivum cultivar Chinese Spring chromosome 6D, IWGSC CS RefSeq v2.1, whole genome shotgun sequence encodes these proteins:
- the LOC123141871 gene encoding UDP-glycosyltransferase 88B1-like, producing MFVTSSYPPCVQREREREPMEKEKTVVLYPGLFVSHFVPMMQLAGALLDHGYAVSVALIDPGVKEDVAFGAVVRRVAASMPSVRFHTLRAMEDTPKLTHDARFMVRYLDLLSRYNERLHDFLCSMHARNVHAVVVDSVSNEALRVVKRLGIPGYTLFTSSAATFVAFAQLPTVLAEGGASFKELGDTPLELFGLPPMPASHLSGEVLEDPESDTYKATMALLCRIPEADGTLVNTFESLESRAVAALRDPRCIPGRALPPVYCIGPFVSSIADAEAKERHECLAWLDGQPDRSVVFLCFGSIGTGSHSEEQLREIAVGLDKSGHRFLWVVRAPASHDPGADTDLDALLPDGFMERTNARGLIVKLWAPQVEVLRHKATGAFVTHCGWNSVLEGVTAGVPMLCWPLYSEQKMNKVHMVGDMGIAAEMVGWQQGLVKAGEVEAKVRLVMESEEGRELRARAAAYKEAAATACDDGGTSRLAFAQFLADVASRQNRVCSEEAIHGSR from the coding sequence ATGTTTGTAACCAGTTCATATCCTCCCTgcgttcagagagagagagagagagaacccatGGAGAAGGAGAAGACGGTCGTTCTGTACCCTGGCCTTTTCGTGAGCCACTTTGTCCCGATGATGCAGCTCGCGGGGGCCCTCCTCGACCACGGCTACGCCGTCTCTGTCGCGCTCATTGACCCCGGCGTCAAGGAGGACGTCGCCTTCGGCGCCGTCGtccgccgcgtcgccgcctccatGCCGTCCGTCCGCTTCCACACGCTCCGGGCCATGGAGGACACGCCCAAGCTGACCCACGACGCGAGGTTCATGGTCAGGTACCTCGACCTCCTCAGCCGTTACAACGAGCGCCTCCACGACTTCCTCTGCTCCATGCACGCCCGGAACGTCCACGCTGTGGTCGTCGACTCGGTGTCCAACGAGGCGCTTCGTGTCGTGAAGAGGCTCGGGATCCCCGGGTACACCTTGTTCACTTCCAGCGCCGCCACCTTCGTTGCCTTCGCCCAGCTCCCTACGGTCCTCGCAGAGGGCGGTGCGAGCTTCAAGGAGCTTGGAGACACCCCTCTCGAGCTCTTCGGCCTTCCGCCCATGCCGGCTTCGCACCTGTCGGGCGAGGTGCTCGAGGACCCGGAGAGCGACACATACAAGGCGACGATGGCCTTGCTGTGCCGTATCCCGGAGGCCGACGGCACGCTGGTGAATACGTTCGAGTCGCTGGAGTCTCGGGCGGTGGCTGCTCTCAGGGACCCTCGGTGTATCCCCGGTCGGGCATTGCCTCCAGTGTACTGCATCGGCCCATTTGTCAGCAGCATCGCCGACGCCGAGGCAAAAGAGCGGCACGAGTGCCTTGCCTGGCTAGACGGCCAACCCGACCGCAGCGTCGTGTTCCTCTGCTTCGGGAGCATAGGCACTGGAAGCCACTCCGAGGAGCAGCTCCGGGAGATCGCCGTCGGCCTCGACAAgtccggccaccgcttcttgtgggTTGTGCGAGCCCCCGCCAGCCACGACCCCGGTGCCGACACCGACCTCGACGCGCTCCTGCCGGACGGGTTCATGGAGCGCACCAACGCCCGTGGCCTCATCGTCAAGCTGTGGGCTCCACAGGTGGAAGTCCTCCGCCACAAGGCCACGGGGGCATTCGTGACGCACTGCGGGTGGAATTCGGTGCTGGAGGGCGTCACGGCGGGCGTGCCGATGCTGTGCTGGCCGCTGTACTCGGAGCAGAAGATGAACAAGGTGCACATGGTGGGGGACATGGGGATCGCCGCCGAGATGGTCGGGTGGCAGCAGGGGCTGGTCAAGGCCGGCGAGGTAGAGGCCAAGGTAAGGCTTGTCATGGAGTCTGAGGAGGGTAGAGAACTcagagcgcgggcggcggcgtacAAGGAAGCCGCGGCCACGGCTTGCGATGATGGCGGGACGTCGCGCTTGGCGTTTGCCCAGTTCCTGGCGGACGTGGCCAGCCGGCAGAATCGGGTTTGCAGTGAGGAAGCGATCCATGGGAGTAGGTGA